In Salmo trutta chromosome 37, fSalTru1.1, whole genome shotgun sequence, the following proteins share a genomic window:
- the LOC115176689 gene encoding carcinoembryonic antigen-related cell adhesion molecule 1-like has protein sequence MEAATVVSLTMAVLLGSCYGAGVLPDGLLLGKVGGNVTFNRASDQPFLTLQMRVNGTAMFNYISNSDIFNPEDGYRDRINLDRSSGSVELMNLVLTDSGQYTVTIVTPEAVSVDENTKLEVYEPISGTTIITFPNTPILEGSSVTLTCDASGSIITREWMKDGQLLSAGGNLIISQDKRVLSINPVKRTDNGHYLCSVSNPVSTADAKYILIVNYGPDGMEIKGPTEIEVGQKFTLTCSADSNPPASYTWMHNETEIPGHSPEFTKEKSEFSDSGNYTCTATNYVTGNKTSVVHKMTLKGEDSITRSACWCHHWYCVWIIAGCGSGIWCCSVLHQEKWNQC, from the exons GGTCTTGTTATGGAGCAGGTGTGTTACCAGACGGGCTCCTACTTGGGAAGGTTGGAGGGAACGTGACATTTAACAGAGCATCAGACCAGCCATTTCTAACATTACAAATGAGAGTTAATGGTACAGCTATGTTCAACTATATCAGCAATTCTGACATTTTCAATCCTGAAGATGGATACAGAGACAGAATCAATCTGGACAGATCGTCAGGATCCGTGGAgctcatgaatcttgttctgacCGACAGTGGACAATACACAGTGACCATTGTAACACCTGAAGCAGTATCAGTGGATGAAAACACCAAACTGGAAGTGTATG AACCAATATCTGGTACTACCATAATAACTTTCCCAAACACTCCAATCCTCGAGGGCAGTTCTGTCACCTTAACCTGTGATGCTTCTGGCTCCATCATCACCAGAGAGTGGATGAAGGATGGTCAGCTTCTGTCTGCTGGTGGCAACCTAATCATCTCTCAGGATAAGAGAGTGCTGTCCATAAACCCTGTGAAGAGAACAGACAATGGACACTACCTGTGTAGTGTCAGCAACCCTGTCAGCACCGCTGATGCTAAATACATTCTCATTGTAAACT ATGGACCTGATGGTATGGAAATCAAGGGTCCAACTGAAATAGAAGTaggacagaagtttacattaaCCTGCTCTGCTGACTCCAACCCCCCTGCTAGTTACACCTGGATGCACAATGAGACAGAGATACCAGGACATTCACCTGAGTTCACTAAAGAGAAGAGTGAATTCTCTGACAGTGGGAATTACACCTGTACAGCAACAAATTATGTCACTGGGAACAAAACATCTGTGGTCCATAAAATGACACTAAAAG GAGAAGACTCTATCACTAGGTCTGCCTGCTGGTGCCATCACTGGTATTGTGTTTGGATTATTGCTGGTTGTGGGAGTGGCATTTGGTGTTGCAGTGTTCTTCATCAGGAAAAATGG AACCAATGCTGA